In Argonema galeatum A003/A1, one DNA window encodes the following:
- a CDS encoding ribulose bisphosphate carboxylase small subunit: MVLRSIAAPPTPWSKSLAEPKIDETAYVHRSSSVIGDVRIKANVLIAPGTFVRADEGTPFHIGESTNLQDGVVIHGLEQGRVLGDDRSSYSVWIGKDTSITHMALIHGPAYVGDNCFIGFRSTVFNARVGNGCIVMMHALIQDVEIPPGKYVGSGSIITNQQQADRLPDVQEADMQFAHHVIGINDALRTGYRCADNIGCIAEIRDELDDSQVSNRSSNGNGQVKNMRLGSEVSVQVRQMLAQGYRIGTEHSDERRFRTSSWQSGPSIQATRESEAVAALEACLDEFPGEYVRLIGVDPKAKRRVLEMVIQRPDGKVTQNIKAPSIKSGSSANSNSVGSSQLGPEVVEQVRSLLTKGYRIGTEHADKRRFQTSSWQSCSPIDSDRVSDVVQALEACIETHPGEYIRMIGIDTKAKRRVLELLIQRPDGKVSENGKAAPAQKAESKIAQVQSTGLNAEVQTQIRSLLAQGYRIGMEHAEPRRFRTGSWQSCTPVQSSNPSEVFAALENCLKEHPEEYVRLIGIDTKAKRRVLEQIVQQPK; this comes from the coding sequence ATGGTACTCCGCAGCATTGCTGCACCGCCGACCCCTTGGTCGAAAAGTTTAGCTGAACCAAAGATTGATGAAACTGCTTATGTGCATCGCTCCTCCAGCGTTATTGGAGATGTTCGGATTAAAGCAAATGTTTTGATTGCCCCAGGAACTTTCGTCCGAGCCGATGAGGGAACTCCTTTCCACATTGGCGAAAGTACCAACCTTCAAGATGGCGTCGTTATTCACGGTTTGGAACAAGGTCGGGTGCTAGGAGATGACCGAAGTTCTTACTCGGTTTGGATTGGGAAGGATACTTCCATCACCCACATGGCGTTAATTCACGGCCCAGCTTATGTTGGGGATAATTGCTTTATTGGCTTTCGCTCGACGGTGTTTAATGCTCGTGTGGGGAATGGCTGTATTGTGATGATGCACGCGCTGATTCAGGATGTAGAGATTCCTCCGGGTAAGTATGTTGGTTCTGGTTCTATTATTACGAATCAGCAGCAGGCCGATCGCTTGCCAGATGTTCAGGAAGCAGATATGCAGTTCGCCCATCATGTGATCGGAATTAATGATGCTTTGCGAACAGGCTATCGCTGCGCGGATAACATCGGGTGCATAGCGGAAATACGCGATGAGTTAGATGACTCTCAAGTAAGCAATCGTTCAAGTAATGGTAACGGTCAGGTGAAAAATATGCGTTTAGGTTCAGAAGTAAGCGTTCAAGTACGCCAAATGCTGGCGCAAGGATATCGGATTGGTACAGAGCATTCGGATGAACGCCGGTTCCGCACCAGTTCTTGGCAAAGCGGGCCATCCATCCAAGCGACTAGAGAATCTGAAGCTGTAGCGGCTCTGGAAGCTTGTTTGGATGAATTCCCTGGAGAATACGTGCGTTTGATTGGGGTAGACCCGAAGGCTAAGCGGCGGGTTCTGGAGATGGTGATCCAACGGCCTGATGGCAAAGTTACCCAGAATATTAAAGCTCCTTCTATTAAATCTGGTAGCAGCGCCAACAGCAATTCGGTTGGTAGCAGCCAACTGGGGCCAGAAGTTGTGGAACAGGTGCGATCGCTTCTGACCAAAGGATATCGCATCGGTACGGAACACGCGGATAAGCGGCGGTTCCAGACGAGTTCTTGGCAGAGCTGCTCCCCCATCGATAGCGATCGCGTATCTGATGTAGTTCAGGCTCTGGAAGCTTGTATAGAAACCCATCCGGGAGAGTATATCCGCATGATTGGCATTGACACCAAGGCGAAGCGGCGGGTTCTCGAACTGCTGATCCAACGTCCCGATGGTAAGGTTTCTGAAAATGGTAAGGCTGCCCCAGCTCAAAAAGCTGAAAGCAAGATAGCTCAAGTGCAAAGTACTGGCTTGAATGCGGAAGTGCAAACACAGATACGTTCTTTGCTGGCTCAAGGGTATCGCATTGGCATGGAACACGCCGAGCCGCGTCGGTTCCGCACGGGATCTTGGCAAAGCTGTACGCCAGTTCAGTCAAGCAACCCGTCGGAAGTATTTGCCGCTCTGGAAAATTGCCTCAAAGAGCATCCCGAAGAATACGTGCGCTTGATTGGTATTGACACCAAAGCAAAGCGTCGCGTTCTGGAGCAAATCGTTCAACAGCCCAAGTAA
- a CDS encoding DnaJ domain-containing protein, translating into MNAKPPQTWKCEHTLKEHTASVNAVAIDPQGNILASGSDDRTVSLWDLKTGKRIFTFFGLLNAVFSVAFNPRTPFLVSGDFDNTITCWNLDTNAVRSFSGRSGTNNAHSSSIFSVAFTSDGENLASGSADQTIKIWNIPRWVSTRTLRGHTDTVWSIAISPDGQILASASADKTIRIWPLNSWDEPRILIGHSGWVTSVAIGHNGQILASASQDSTIKLWNLNTLKLLCTLSGHSAAVWSVVFSPNRQLLGSAGKDGVKLWNLSTGELLHTLSGRHPIAFSPDGKTLVTGGDGTNIKIWRQYVPATESAPNPVLSGEWYSILCVDKLASPEEVKLAYRRLIKQYHPDINRAANAKDIMQAINEAYAKFEEGARGEF; encoded by the coding sequence ATGAATGCTAAGCCTCCTCAGACTTGGAAATGCGAACACACTCTCAAAGAACACACAGCATCGGTGAATGCCGTTGCGATCGATCCTCAAGGCAATATCCTTGCCAGCGGTAGCGATGACAGAACAGTCAGTCTGTGGGATCTGAAAACCGGAAAACGCATTTTCACCTTTTTTGGGCTATTAAACGCTGTTTTTTCAGTCGCCTTCAATCCGCGAACGCCTTTTCTGGTTAGTGGCGACTTCGACAATACAATTACTTGCTGGAATCTGGACACAAATGCAGTACGTAGCTTTTCGGGTCGGTCTGGAACTAACAACGCACATTCAAGCTCAATTTTCTCCGTCGCCTTTACCTCTGATGGCGAAAATCTTGCCAGTGGAAGTGCCGACCAAACTATCAAAATTTGGAATATTCCCAGATGGGTGTCAACCCGCACATTGCGCGGACATACAGACACAGTTTGGTCTATTGCCATCAGTCCAGACGGTCAAATTCTAGCTAGCGCTAGTGCGGATAAAACTATCAGAATTTGGCCTTTAAACAGTTGGGACGAGCCTCGCATTCTGATTGGACATTCAGGTTGGGTAACATCGGTTGCGATCGGTCACAACGGTCAAATTCTGGCTAGTGCAAGTCAAGACTCGACAATTAAATTATGGAATCTCAATACGCTCAAATTACTCTGCACTTTGAGCGGACATTCAGCTGCGGTTTGGTCTGTTGTCTTTAGTCCCAATAGACAACTTTTAGGCAGCGCAGGGAAGGACGGCGTTAAGCTTTGGAACTTAAGCACAGGAGAACTTCTGCACACTCTTTCCGGGCGTCATCCTATTGCTTTTAGTCCTGATGGAAAGACTCTAGTTACTGGCGGTGACGGCACGAATATTAAGATTTGGCGTCAATATGTTCCGGCGACTGAATCTGCACCTAACCCGGTTTTATCTGGAGAATGGTACTCAATTTTGTGTGTGGATAAGTTAGCTTCTCCCGAAGAAGTTAAACTGGCTTATCGTCGATTAATTAAGCAATATCATCCTGATATCAATCGAGCTGCTAATGCTAAAGATATTATGCAGGCAATCAATGAAGCTTATGCAAAATTTGAAGAAGGGGCTAGGGGGGAATTTTAG
- a CDS encoding NAD(P)H-quinone oxidoreductase subunit F, translating into MTQFLLETSWWVPLYGLVGAILTLPWSMGLIRRTGPRPAAYFNLLMTVLAFLHGSIVFRLTWNWESFELVFHWLKAAGLDLSFAVEISQVSVGAMELVTGLSLLAQLFALGYMEKDWALARFFALMGFFEAAMSGLALSNSLFLSYALLEMLTLSTYLLVGFWYAQPLVVTAARDAFLTKRVGDVLLLMGMVVLATQAGSLNFPDLYDWAETAKLSPTVATLLGLALIACPIGKCAQFPLHLWLDEAMEGPNPASLLRNSVVVGCGAYVLIKLQPILNVSPVALNALVVIGTMTAIGASLVALAQIDIKRALSHSTSAYLGLVFIAVGQQWTGFALLLLFAHAIAKALMFMSVGSIILTTNNQDLTEMGGLWSRMPATTTAFVVGSAGLVGLLPLGGFWALRQGVEVFWVSDPWIVAVLLLVNALTALNLTRVFRLVFWGKPQPKTRRAPEVPWPMAVPMVSLTVVTLLTPLIMQSWSPLPEWEYVNIKAVLLLVLSGLVGCGLGATIYLHKAWSRSLFLPWRFIQDLLGYDFYIDRIYRVTVVFAVERLSAINAWIDRYVVDGFVNLVGLGAIFGGQTLKYSASGQSQFYVLIILLGISFFGFLMSWLFDPSLFKTIFDGEFWRLSLSQ; encoded by the coding sequence ATGACTCAGTTCCTACTTGAAACGAGTTGGTGGGTGCCTCTATATGGCTTAGTGGGTGCAATTTTGACCCTACCGTGGTCAATGGGGCTGATCCGCCGCACAGGCCCGCGACCGGCGGCTTACTTTAATTTGTTGATGACGGTGTTGGCGTTTTTGCATGGCTCAATTGTTTTCAGACTCACCTGGAATTGGGAGTCATTTGAGTTAGTATTCCACTGGCTAAAAGCAGCAGGTTTAGATTTATCCTTTGCCGTGGAAATCTCGCAGGTGAGCGTCGGGGCAATGGAGTTGGTGACGGGGCTGAGCTTGCTAGCTCAGCTGTTCGCGCTGGGATATATGGAAAAAGACTGGGCATTAGCTCGCTTTTTTGCTCTGATGGGATTTTTTGAGGCCGCAATGAGCGGTCTGGCGCTGAGTAATTCTTTGTTTCTCAGCTATGCTTTGTTGGAAATGCTGACGCTTTCCACTTATTTGCTAGTAGGATTTTGGTATGCTCAGCCACTGGTGGTGACGGCAGCGCGAGATGCCTTTTTGACCAAGCGGGTGGGAGACGTGCTGCTGCTGATGGGGATGGTGGTGCTGGCAACTCAAGCCGGAAGTTTGAACTTTCCAGACTTATATGATTGGGCAGAGACTGCCAAGTTGTCTCCCACGGTAGCAACTTTGTTGGGCTTGGCTTTAATTGCCTGTCCGATTGGGAAATGCGCTCAATTTCCGCTGCATCTTTGGCTGGATGAAGCGATGGAAGGGCCGAACCCAGCTTCGCTTTTGCGGAATTCGGTGGTGGTGGGTTGCGGCGCTTATGTGCTGATTAAACTCCAACCTATCTTGAATGTTTCGCCTGTGGCTTTGAATGCTTTGGTAGTTATTGGCACTATGACGGCTATAGGCGCTTCTTTGGTAGCACTAGCCCAAATCGATATTAAGCGAGCCCTGTCTCATTCCACCAGTGCTTACTTGGGTTTGGTATTTATCGCCGTTGGACAGCAATGGACGGGTTTCGCCTTGCTGTTGCTGTTTGCCCATGCTATTGCCAAAGCGTTGATGTTCATGAGCGTTGGCTCTATTATTCTGACAACCAATAACCAAGACTTGACAGAAATGGGCGGTCTGTGGTCTCGGATGCCAGCAACGACTACTGCTTTTGTGGTTGGCAGCGCTGGGTTGGTGGGACTGCTGCCTCTGGGAGGATTTTGGGCTTTGCGGCAAGGGGTTGAGGTATTTTGGGTTAGCGATCCTTGGATAGTGGCAGTTTTGCTGTTGGTCAATGCTTTGACAGCCTTGAATTTGACTCGCGTGTTCCGTTTGGTTTTTTGGGGTAAGCCGCAGCCTAAGACTCGCCGCGCCCCAGAGGTTCCCTGGCCGATGGCTGTGCCGATGGTGAGTTTGACGGTGGTGACTCTTTTAACGCCTTTGATAATGCAGAGCTGGTCACCGCTGCCCGAGTGGGAATATGTGAACATAAAAGCTGTGCTGCTGCTAGTTTTATCGGGTTTAGTTGGCTGCGGCTTAGGGGCAACCATTTATCTGCACAAGGCTTGGTCGAGGTCTTTGTTCCTGCCTTGGAGATTCATACAGGACTTGTTGGGTTATGACTTTTATATCGATCGCATTTACCGCGTGACTGTAGTTTTTGCAGTCGAACGCCTTTCTGCGATCAATGCTTGGATCGATCGCTATGTGGTGGATGGTTTCGTTAACTTGGTTGGCCTTGGCGCAATTTTCGGCGGTCAGACTTTGAAGTACAGCGCTTCGGGTCAGTCACAGTTCTATGTACTAATTATTCTCTTGGGAATAAGCTTTTTCGGGTTTCTGATGAGCTGGTTGTTCGATCCATCATTGTTCAAAACAATTTTTGATGGGGAATTTTGGCGATTATCTTTGAGTCAATAG
- a CDS encoding carbon dioxide concentrating mechanism protein has protein sequence MQLPPLQPIANMQPYVSGDVTIDQSAAIAPGVLLIADANSRIVIAAGACIGMGSIIDAREGILEIHAGAVLGAGVLVVGKGKIGANACIGSATTIFFHSIEAGQVVPSGSLIGDSSRHIIVPLTASTATNSASASKQNKTTLPTITILPCTDNGRQASIPDDDKSASTLKNKPSNPYSPEASKSKTSSESAPTPTGLDSPAATPVQVAHGQAHLNRLMLTLFPHNQSLKRPLQDGKTD, from the coding sequence ATGCAATTGCCGCCACTGCAACCGATCGCCAATATGCAACCTTACGTTAGTGGCGATGTCACTATCGACCAGAGTGCCGCGATCGCACCTGGAGTATTACTTATAGCAGATGCAAACAGCCGGATTGTCATCGCCGCCGGAGCTTGTATCGGCATGGGGTCAATTATTGACGCTCGCGAAGGCATCCTGGAAATCCACGCAGGAGCTGTCCTGGGTGCAGGCGTCTTAGTAGTAGGCAAGGGCAAAATTGGGGCAAACGCCTGCATTGGTTCGGCTACGACGATTTTCTTTCATTCGATTGAAGCTGGGCAAGTAGTGCCTAGCGGCTCTTTAATCGGAGACTCAAGTCGTCACATAATTGTCCCACTAACAGCATCCACCGCAACTAACTCGGCTTCTGCCTCAAAACAGAACAAAACAACGCTGCCTACGATCACGATCTTGCCTTGTACAGACAATGGACGGCAGGCGTCTATCCCAGACGACGATAAGTCTGCCTCCACCCTCAAGAATAAGCCTTCTAACCCCTACTCCCCAGAGGCGTCGAAGAGTAAAACTAGCAGCGAATCCGCTCCTACCCCAACTGGGCTTGATTCTCCGGCAGCTACTCCTGTTCAAGTTGCCCACGGACAAGCTCACTTGAATCGGCTTATGCTGACGCTTTTTCCCCATAATCAATCCTTAAAGCGCCCACTCCAAGACGGTAAGACTGATTAG
- a CDS encoding carbon dioxide-concentrating mechanism protein CcmK: protein MAIAVGMIETLGFPAVVEAADAMVKAARVTLVGYEKIGSGRVTVIVRGDVSEVQASVSAGVESVKRVNGGQVLSTHIIARPHENLEYVLPIRYTEEVQQFRDSVSGIRPYNRP from the coding sequence ATGGCAATTGCAGTTGGCATGATAGAAACACTGGGCTTTCCTGCTGTCGTAGAAGCCGCAGATGCGATGGTTAAAGCCGCTCGCGTCACCCTCGTAGGCTATGAAAAAATCGGTAGCGGTCGCGTCACGGTGATTGTCCGGGGCGATGTCTCGGAAGTGCAAGCCTCGGTTTCAGCTGGGGTAGAATCTGTCAAGCGGGTAAATGGGGGTCAAGTATTGTCCACTCACATCATCGCTCGTCCTCACGAAAACCTAGAGTACGTACTGCCCATTCGTTATACCGAAGAAGTGCAGCAGTTCCGGGATAGCGTCAGCGGCATTCGCCCATACAACAGACCATAA
- a CDS encoding carbon dioxide-concentrating mechanism protein CcmK translates to MQAQPSSQEREFNDTALGLVSTRSFPAIVGCADMMLKSAGVVLVGYEKIGDGHCTAIVRGGIADVRLAVEAGAQTAQQFGELISSSIIPRPLANLEAVLPIGYRLFQLSQNQGKSSLSNQAIGLLETRGFPAMVGAADAMLKAAEVFLSSYEKIGAGLCTAIIRGSVANVAVAVEAGMYEAERIGELNSVMVIPRPLDDLEQTLPVASCWLEQPEPLNLPISVKEVEKEVVKLPDFAKIPVPLPQEISVPLPQEISVPLPQE, encoded by the coding sequence ATGCAGGCCCAGCCGTCGAGTCAAGAACGAGAATTTAATGACACTGCTTTAGGTTTAGTATCAACTCGCAGTTTTCCGGCGATCGTTGGATGTGCTGACATGATGCTAAAGTCAGCTGGGGTAGTCCTAGTCGGGTATGAAAAAATTGGTGACGGTCATTGTACTGCGATCGTGCGGGGTGGGATTGCCGATGTCCGTTTGGCCGTCGAAGCAGGTGCCCAAACAGCACAGCAGTTTGGTGAATTGATTTCCAGCTCGATTATTCCCAGACCCCTAGCCAATTTGGAAGCCGTACTTCCTATAGGCTATCGTTTGTTCCAGCTATCTCAAAACCAGGGTAAGAGTAGCTTAAGCAATCAAGCTATTGGTCTTTTGGAAACGCGAGGGTTTCCAGCTATGGTCGGAGCAGCCGACGCCATGCTCAAAGCAGCTGAAGTGTTTTTATCATCCTATGAAAAAATTGGCGCGGGTTTGTGTACTGCCATCATCAGAGGTTCCGTAGCAAATGTCGCTGTGGCTGTTGAGGCGGGAATGTACGAAGCCGAACGCATTGGGGAATTGAACTCAGTTATGGTAATTCCTCGACCGTTGGATGACTTGGAGCAAACCCTGCCGGTAGCGAGTTGCTGGCTAGAGCAGCCCGAACCCCTGAATTTGCCCATAAGTGTCAAAGAAGTGGAAAAAGAGGTTGTCAAACTGCCCGATTTTGCAAAAATACCAGTTCCCTTACCACAAGAAATATCAGTTCCCTTACCACAAGAAATATCAGTTCCCTTACCACAAGAATAA
- a CDS encoding NADH-quinone oxidoreductase subunit M, whose product MLSALIWLPILSAALLGFWPGTITPKASRQLSLIVASAVFVWSLVLASQFNPGTASQQFSEYIPWIDSLGLTYYLGVDGLSLPLLVLNGLLTCIAIYSTDKSILRPRFYYALLLVLNASVAGAFVAQDLLLFFLFYEVELIPLYLLIAIWGGKRRGYAATKFLIYTAISGILILAAFFGLVLLSGASTFAYEPLRNYTLPLTTQFLLLGALLVGFGIKIPLVPFHTWLPDAHVEASTPISVLLAGVLLKLGTYGLLRFGLGLFPEAWQILAPSLAIWAVVSVLYGSFNAIAQTDMKKMVAYSSVGHMGFILLAAAAATPLSLLASVFQMVSHGLISGLLFLLVGVVYKKTGTRDIDILRGLLNPERGLPVVGSLMVLGVMASAGLPGMVGFISEFLVFRGSFAVFPTQTLLCMVGTGLTSVYFLLLVNRVFFGRLSPEVENLPQVQWSDRAPAIILAALIVMLGLQPNWMVRWSETTTTTMMLNSQELTANSQPF is encoded by the coding sequence ATGCTGAGCGCGTTGATTTGGTTGCCAATTTTAAGTGCCGCTTTACTGGGGTTTTGGCCTGGAACCATAACGCCAAAGGCATCTCGTCAGTTGAGTTTGATAGTTGCCAGTGCTGTGTTTGTCTGGTCGCTTGTACTGGCGAGTCAGTTTAACCCAGGAACTGCTAGCCAGCAGTTCTCAGAGTACATACCCTGGATAGATTCTTTGGGCTTGACTTATTACCTTGGGGTTGATGGTTTATCTTTGCCTTTGCTGGTTTTAAACGGTCTTTTGACCTGTATTGCCATCTACAGCACTGATAAATCTATCCTGCGACCCCGCTTTTATTACGCTTTGCTGTTAGTGTTGAATGCTAGCGTTGCTGGTGCGTTTGTAGCTCAGGATTTGCTGCTGTTTTTCTTGTTTTATGAGGTGGAATTGATTCCGCTGTATCTGCTGATTGCGATTTGGGGCGGTAAAAGGCGGGGCTACGCAGCAACGAAGTTTCTTATCTATACGGCTATTTCTGGGATTCTAATTCTGGCAGCTTTCTTTGGGCTGGTTTTACTCAGCGGTGCTTCTACTTTTGCTTACGAGCCGCTACGGAATTATACTTTACCTTTGACAACCCAGTTTTTGCTGCTGGGCGCTCTTTTGGTGGGTTTTGGGATCAAGATTCCTCTGGTGCCTTTCCATACTTGGTTGCCGGATGCTCACGTAGAAGCTTCGACGCCGATCTCGGTGCTGCTGGCTGGGGTATTGTTGAAGTTGGGAACTTACGGTCTGCTCAGGTTTGGTTTGGGTTTGTTTCCAGAAGCGTGGCAAATTCTGGCTCCCAGTTTGGCTATTTGGGCGGTGGTAAGTGTGCTGTACGGGTCGTTCAATGCGATCGCGCAAACAGACATGAAAAAAATGGTGGCCTACAGTTCTGTCGGTCACATGGGCTTCATTCTTTTGGCAGCTGCAGCTGCAACTCCGCTGAGCTTGCTGGCAAGTGTCTTTCAGATGGTTAGTCACGGCTTAATTTCAGGGCTGCTGTTTTTGCTGGTAGGGGTTGTATACAAAAAGACTGGCACTCGCGATATAGACATACTGCGAGGATTGCTTAACCCGGAACGCGGTTTGCCTGTGGTTGGTAGCCTCATGGTTTTAGGCGTGATGGCTAGTGCCGGTCTTCCTGGTATGGTGGGTTTTATCTCCGAATTTTTGGTGTTTCGAGGCAGTTTCGCAGTTTTTCCGACTCAAACGCTGCTTTGTATGGTGGGAACGGGGTTAACATCGGTGTATTTCTTGCTTTTGGTTAACCGCGTGTTTTTCGGACGTTTGTCTCCAGAGGTGGAGAATTTGCCGCAAGTGCAGTGGAGCGATCGCGCACCGGCAATTATTTTAGCCGCTTTGATCGTGATGCTGGGATTGCAACCTAACTGGATGGTGCGTTGGAGTGAGACAACTACTACCACTATGATGCTTAATAGTCAAGAGTTAACAGCCAACAGTCAACCGTTTTAG
- a CDS encoding carbon dioxide-concentrating mechanism protein CcmK, with translation MPIAVGMIETKGFPAVVEAADAMVKAARVTLVGYEKIGSARVTIIVRGDVSEVQASVAAGVEAAKRVNGGEVLSTHIIARPHENLEYVLPIRYTEAVEQFRT, from the coding sequence ATGCCAATTGCTGTGGGAATGATTGAGACCAAAGGGTTTCCGGCTGTAGTAGAAGCAGCCGATGCTATGGTCAAAGCCGCCCGCGTCACTCTAGTAGGTTATGAGAAAATCGGCAGTGCCCGCGTGACGATAATTGTACGCGGCGATGTGTCGGAAGTACAAGCTTCGGTGGCAGCAGGAGTAGAAGCGGCCAAGCGGGTAAATGGAGGCGAAGTCTTATCTACTCACATAATTGCGCGTCCGCATGAGAATCTAGAATATGTGTTGCCGATACGTTACACCGAAGCTGTAGAACAGTTTCGTACCTAA
- a CDS encoding LysR family transcriptional regulator: MKHTTLHQLKVFEAAARHSSFTRAAEELFLTQPTVSMQVKQLAKAVGLPLFEQIGKRLYLTDAGRELLATCREIFDRLAHFEMTVADLKGVKAGQLRLAVITTAKYVVPRLLGPFCQRYPGIDVSLQVTNHEIILERFSQNLDDLYIISQLPDNSDAIVHSFLENPLVVLAPSNHPLALQKNIPLERLTGEPFIMREPGSGTRQAVQKLFEIHGISVKVKLELGSNEAIKQAIAGGLGISVLSSHTMALEGMTSHLTILDVEGFPIERYWYVAYPSGKQLSVVARTFFDYLMDEGKQVLEETSAQSIMGLGARD, from the coding sequence TTGAAGCACACTACACTGCACCAGTTGAAAGTATTTGAAGCCGCCGCTCGGCATAGTAGCTTTACCCGTGCGGCTGAGGAACTGTTTTTAACCCAACCTACTGTTTCTATGCAGGTGAAGCAGCTGGCGAAAGCAGTTGGTTTGCCCCTGTTTGAGCAGATAGGCAAGCGCCTGTATCTGACAGATGCGGGGCGGGAATTGTTGGCGACCTGCCGAGAGATTTTCGATCGCTTGGCTCACTTTGAAATGACAGTGGCAGACCTGAAAGGAGTGAAGGCAGGACAGTTACGGTTGGCTGTGATTACAACGGCTAAATATGTTGTGCCGCGTTTGTTGGGGCCGTTTTGCCAGCGTTATCCGGGAATTGATGTGTCGCTCCAGGTGACAAACCACGAAATCATTCTGGAACGGTTCTCGCAGAATCTTGACGATCTTTATATTATCAGCCAATTGCCAGATAATTCGGATGCGATCGTACACTCGTTTTTGGAAAATCCTTTAGTGGTGTTGGCACCCAGCAATCATCCGCTGGCTTTGCAGAAGAATATTCCCCTAGAAAGGCTTACTGGGGAACCTTTTATCATGCGGGAACCTGGGTCTGGTACGCGCCAAGCGGTGCAAAAATTATTTGAAATACACGGAATCAGCGTAAAAGTCAAGTTAGAATTGGGCAGTAATGAAGCGATTAAGCAAGCGATCGCAGGTGGTTTGGGAATATCGGTTTTATCTAGTCATACAATGGCTTTAGAAGGAATGACCAGCCATCTTACTATTTTAGATGTGGAAGGTTTTCCGATCGAACGGTATTGGTATGTGGCTTATCCATCCGGCAAACAATTGTCTGTTGTAGCCCGTACATTTTTCGACTATCTGATGGATGAAGGAAAGCAGGTTTTAGAGGAAACATCAGCTCAAAGTATTATGGGATTAGGGGCTAGGGACTAG
- a CDS encoding EutN/CcmL family microcompartment protein gives MQIAKVRGTVVSTHKEASLRGAKLLVLQYIDEEGRLLPNYEVAGDNVGAGLDEWVLVTRGSAARQVSGNETRPLDALVVAIIDTVSIDNRVLYSKKDQDRY, from the coding sequence ATGCAAATTGCCAAAGTTCGCGGCACCGTTGTCAGTACCCACAAAGAGGCGAGTCTCAGAGGCGCAAAACTGCTCGTATTGCAATATATAGATGAAGAGGGACGCCTACTGCCAAACTACGAAGTGGCAGGAGACAATGTGGGTGCTGGGCTGGACGAGTGGGTACTGGTTACCCGTGGAAGTGCTGCCCGTCAAGTTTCTGGCAATGAAACACGCCCGCTCGATGCTTTGGTAGTGGCCATTATTGACACTGTAAGTATTGACAATCGCGTGCTTTACAGTAAAAAAGACCAAGACCGCTATTAG